Within the Gammaproteobacteria bacterium genome, the region CGACGGCTTCGGCCCGCCGTAGCGGTGCGGGTAATGAGACGGCGCTGTGCCCATGCACCTTGCCATCAGCGTCGATGGCGATGGCGCGGCAGCCGGAGGTGCCGAGGTCGATGCCGATATAAAGTGCCGGCATACCTTTAGAGGCCGTGGCTATATTCCCAGCCGTTTAGGGCAGGGTGACCGGGGCAGGCGGAACCCACACGTCGCTGCGATGTTCGGCCACCACGGTAGTATAAACCCCGCCACGCACGTTGAATTCGGCTGTGATGCGCATGAAATGAGGTTCGCAGGCGCGCACCAGATCGTCGAGGATGCGATTGGTCACTGCCTCGTGAAATGCGCCCTCGTCACGGTAAGACCATATGTAGAGCTTCAGTGACTTGAGCTCTACGCAGCGTAAATTGGGCACATAGTCGATGTTGATCGTGGCGAAATCCGGTTGGCCGGTTTTGGGGCACAGGCAGGTGAACTCAGGTGTATGAATGCGTATCGTATAGTCACGCCCCGGCGTGGGGTTGTCGAAAGTCTCGATCTCTTTAGTAGGCTGGGTGGTCATGGGCTGTGTGGCTCTCGCGTCAAAAAATTGCGGATATTATACCTTGCCTGATCAGTGGTGGGTTGAGGATACTTCCGGCGCGGTTGCTGAGGCGAAGATAAGTTCTGCGTCTATGAGGTCCAGCTCGTAATGCTGGCCGCAAAATTCGCAATCCATCTTGACGGCGCCCTGTTCGTGAAGAATGGATTGCACCTCTTCGTGGCCGAGCATGCGTAACATGTCGGTGACGCGCTCTCGCGAACACGAGCAGCGGAAACTGACCGGTTCGCCATCAAACATCCGGATGTCTTCCTCATGGTACAGCCTGTGGACGATCTCGGGAGCGGGGAGTCGCAGCAGCTCTGCTTGCGTGATGGTCGAGCCGAGATGCACGGCGCGCGGCCAGGCGTCTTCGTCGTCCTGCTCGCCCGGCAGTCTTTGCAGGAGCATTCCGGCTACTTGGGTTGCATCGGAAGCGAGCCAAAGGCGGGTATCGAGTTGTTCAGAGCGTGTCAGATAATTTTCCAGCACCTCTGCCACGCTGTTTCCTTCCAGCTCGACGATACCCTGATAACGCTCAGTGCCTTCGGCTGGACTAATGGTGATTAACAGGCGCCCATTGCCCATCATCTCCGCAAGCGGCGCGGCCCGCACATCTTCAGTCCAGTGAGCTATGGCGCGCAAGGTGCGGTTGCTGGTGCATTCCACCACCAGCAACGGCACAGTGCCATTACCCTGTATTTGCATGATGAGCGAACCCGTGAATTTCAGGGTTGCCGAGAGCAGCATTGCGGCCGCAGCCATTTCGCCGAGCAGGTCGCGCACCGCCGGGGGGTAGGCGCGCCGCGCCAGCACGGCACGCCAGGTGGCGTCTAGCCGCACAATTTCGCCGCGAATCGGCGCCTGTTCAAAGATAAAGCGTTGCAGAGTGTCGTTGGCCTGCATGGTGGTTCCTCTCGGGGTAACATGCTCTTCAATATATCACTTGGGGTGCCCGTTTGAGGACTTTTCTGACAAATCATCACTAACTCCTTATTACTCTTTGGGTTTATTGGTTATGCACAAAATCTGTGGATAACTCTGTGGAGGATTGAGTGGTAATTGCGCCAAAACCGCACCATTGTCAGGTTTGTGACAAAATGGTGACAAATCACACTTCGTATAAAAATCAATTAATATCATGAAGTTAAAGAATATTAGAAAATGCTTTATGAGAATGTGACGGTTTTTGATGTGCTACAGAAAAGCCCTTCGCTTATTGTGCATAACAAGCTGGTTCTAGTCTAAAAGTGCAATACGAATATGTTCGCGTATTCAGCCCTAATGTTGTGGTCGACTTTAAGTGGCGGATTACCAGCCAACTGTTTCACAAGTGCCGTGACTTTTTTAGTTTTTTCTTGATCTAGATCAAGAAATGTTTCATCAGGATTTGGTTTACTAGAGCCTAGGAGATATCTGTTAATTTAAGAAGGGGAGTGCTATGGAACATCGTTGCAATCGGCGTCAACCATTGGCGGGTGATGTGGTGCTTTATCATGGCGAGCAGTCTTTTCCCCTGTGCAAGGTTCGAAACGTCAGTTCGGGGGGCATGCTCCTGGAAATGCCGATGGGGATTCTTCCCCAGGGTGTGCTGGTGGATGTGATTCACAATGTGCCGGGCGAGGGGCGGCGGCGGTTGCGGGCGCAGGTGGTACACAGGACGGGACGGCATGTGGGGTTAATGTTCCTGAATGATAACGCTGGCACTTCAATTATGAATGTGGCGGCGGTCGCTTGATAGGGTGATGGCTGACTAGGTGTGGATGAGGGGTCATGAAAGCGGCTGAGACACAGGTAAAAGATCCTGTGTGCGGGATATGGGTGGACGGGCACCAAAACGAGATTGAATATCTCCAGATGCATTTCGCCTTTTGCTCCCCGCAATGCCAGGAAAGTTTCATGGCTCATCCTCGCTTGTACATCGGCTACCCAGGCCAGAAAGCGCCGATGCAGGAGGGGCAAGAAATTATTAAGAGGCGGCGCATACGCTTGGGGACAAGGCTTTCTTCCGAGGGTGAGTTGATTCTCGTCGATGCGTTGCGGGCAATAATGGGAGTGCGAGAGATCAAGGTCGATGGTGATCTGCTGGAGATTAGCTATGATTTGCTGCAGGTGACCGCTGTACAGATCGAGGCGTTGTTGGGCGAGATCGGCGTGCGTCTGGGTGAGGGTTGGGGAGATCGTCTGCGCCGGGTATTTGTTCACGATAGCGAGGAGTGGGAGATAGAGAGCCTTGAAGTGACACCGCTTCGGCATTGGCTCTAAAACGCGGGAGTTCGGATGATCGAGGTGCGGATTCACGGGCGTGGTGGTCAGGGTAACGTTGTTGCCGCCTATCTTCTGGCCAGCGCCGCTATTATAGAAGGGCTATTCGCGCAGGCGTTTCCCGCCTTTGGCGCGGAGCGGCGTGGCGCGCCGGTGACAGCCTTTGTGCGTGTCGCCGGACAGGCCGTCCGGCGCCGATGCCAAGTGCGCCAACCTGACTTTCTCATTATTCAGGATGAGGCGCTGCTCCATGTGCCGGGTGTGACTGAAGGCTTGCGTGCGGGGGGCGGTATCCTTGTGAATAGCGCACAGGGTTCCGCTGAACTCAGCGCCGTATCAGGGAAGGATGTGATTTCCCTGCCCGCCACTGCTCTGGCAAATCAATTTCTTGGTAAGCCTGTCCCGAATACCGCCTTGCTGGCGGCCTTTCTCACCCTCATGGAGTTGCTGCCGCTGGAGGCGCTAGTCAAGGCCCTCGGTCAGCGCTTCAAAGGCGAGGTGTTGGAAAACAATGTCCGGCTGATTCACGCCGCCGCAAGTGGGGTGACACCGGGGTTGTGGAGGCTAAGGGCCTATCCGTGAATAAATCATCCCTGCGTTGCTGCCCAAAAACACGCCAGGCAAGGCGCGAGACGCGATGTTTGGTGATTCCAAATGAGCGGCGAGCAACGCCGCATGGCGTGTTTTGGGGCGCAACCCGAAGGGACGGGGCCGGTTTTGCGCAGTGCGGCGTCACGCTTCGCTCATGTGCAACAAGCACACTACACTCAGCGTTCCTTGCCCTGCGCAAAACCGGCCTCCGTCGCAGGGATGATTTATTCACGGATAGGCCCTAGGGGAGACGCGAGATGCTGCAAGCGCTTGAAGGTTCCCAAGCCATTGCCCAAGCGGTGGCGC harbors:
- the hslO gene encoding Hsp33 family molecular chaperone HslO, giving the protein MQANDTLQRFIFEQAPIRGEIVRLDATWRAVLARRAYPPAVRDLLGEMAAAAMLLSATLKFTGSLIMQIQGNGTVPLLVVECTSNRTLRAIAHWTEDVRAAPLAEMMGNGRLLITISPAEGTERYQGIVELEGNSVAEVLENYLTRSEQLDTRLWLASDATQVAGMLLQRLPGEQDDEDAWPRAVHLGSTITQAELLRLPAPEIVHRLYHEEDIRMFDGEPVSFRCSCSRERVTDMLRMLGHEEVQSILHEQGAVKMDCEFCGQHYELDLIDAELIFASATAPEVSSTHH
- a CDS encoding PilZ domain-containing protein, which gives rise to MEHRCNRRQPLAGDVVLYHGEQSFPLCKVRNVSSGGMLLEMPMGILPQGVLVDVIHNVPGEGRRRLRAQVVHRTGRHVGLMFLNDNAGTSIMNVAAVA
- a CDS encoding 2-oxoacid:acceptor oxidoreductase family protein — protein: MIEVRIHGRGGQGNVVAAYLLASAAIIEGLFAQAFPAFGAERRGAPVTAFVRVAGQAVRRRCQVRQPDFLIIQDEALLHVPGVTEGLRAGGGILVNSAQGSAELSAVSGKDVISLPATALANQFLGKPVPNTALLAAFLTLMELLPLEALVKALGQRFKGEVLENNVRLIHAAASGVTPGLWRLRAYP
- the queF gene encoding preQ(1) synthase, with product MTTQPTKEIETFDNPTPGRDYTIRIHTPEFTCLCPKTGQPDFATINIDYVPNLRCVELKSLKLYIWSYRDEGAFHEAVTNRILDDLVRACEPHFMRITAEFNVRGGVYTTVVAEHRSDVWVPPAPVTLP